From Pseudobdellovibrio exovorus JSS, a single genomic window includes:
- a CDS encoding winged helix-turn-helix domain-containing protein: MKSMLKLTQTQARNIWIQAQKLDQLQPFGKGVKAVEKAVEQLGYVQIDTIHVIERSHHHILFSRIPNYKKSDLQRAQSEEKTVFEYWTHALSYVPTSHYRYFRPRMSRYKKNAGSWFGSVTSSEMQKVLRLIKSEGALSIRDIQDDVLVEKSHLWASKKPSKKALQLGFHRGDFTISKRQGMLKSYELTDRHFDWEERPKAASPKEYIQFIVQRALKAQGFVSVDSICYLESHIKKEVLSHLKDLENKKILQPVKISNCEKVAFWMLLEVYDDTWNDVSEQLHILSPFDPLIIQRKRLNMIFDYEHIFEAYVPPAKRRYGYFTLPVLHGNNIIAMLDLKTDREQQKLRVQSWHWRPRHKSSSNRQYIEESLHRFEKFQLEK, from the coding sequence ATGAAGTCTATGCTAAAGCTCACTCAAACACAGGCGCGTAATATATGGATTCAAGCTCAGAAGCTAGATCAATTGCAGCCGTTTGGTAAAGGGGTTAAGGCAGTAGAAAAGGCCGTCGAGCAATTGGGATATGTTCAAATTGATACAATTCATGTGATTGAGCGTTCTCATCATCATATTCTTTTCAGTCGAATTCCGAACTATAAGAAAAGTGATTTGCAACGAGCACAGTCAGAAGAGAAAACTGTTTTTGAGTATTGGACACATGCCTTATCTTATGTGCCCACATCCCACTATCGTTATTTTCGGCCACGAATGTCGCGCTATAAAAAGAATGCCGGTTCGTGGTTTGGTTCAGTCACTTCGTCCGAGATGCAAAAAGTTTTGCGTTTGATCAAATCGGAAGGTGCGCTATCAATTCGTGATATTCAAGACGATGTTTTAGTCGAAAAATCACATCTGTGGGCAAGCAAGAAACCTTCGAAAAAAGCGCTGCAATTGGGATTTCACCGCGGAGACTTCACCATCAGTAAACGTCAAGGCATGCTCAAAAGTTACGAACTAACAGATCGTCACTTTGATTGGGAAGAGCGACCTAAAGCCGCAAGCCCAAAAGAGTACATCCAGTTTATTGTTCAACGAGCGTTGAAGGCACAGGGTTTTGTCAGTGTCGATTCTATTTGCTATTTAGAGTCTCATATTAAAAAAGAAGTTCTGTCTCATCTAAAGGATTTAGAAAATAAAAAGATCTTGCAGCCAGTTAAAATTTCAAATTGTGAAAAAGTGGCTTTTTGGATGTTACTCGAGGTGTATGACGACACATGGAACGATGTCAGTGAGCAGCTTCATATTCTTTCACCCTTTGATCCACTGATTATTCAACGCAAACGTCTGAACATGATTTTTGATTATGAACATATCTTTGAAGCTTATGTGCCGCCAGCGAAGCGTCGTTACGGCTATTTTACTTTGCCGGTATTGCACGGAAATAACATTATCGCGATGTTAGATTTAAAAACGGACCGCGAGCAGCAGAAGTTGCGGGTGCAAAGTTGGCATTGGCGTCCCCGCCATAAGTCTAGTTCCAATCGTCAATATATTGAAGAATCTCTGCATCGTTTTGAAAAATTCCAGTTAGAAAAATAA
- a CDS encoding rod shape-determining protein: MSFFDKFADYFSNDIAIDLGTANTLVYVKGRGIILDEPSVVAVQKNYRGMQNRVLAVGKEAKEMLGRTPGSIVAIRPIKDGVIADFEVTSSMLKYFIQKAMGEKKALVRPRIIICVPFGITQVEKRAVKEAAQSAGAREVYLIEEPMAAAIGAGLPITEPSGNMVVDMGGGTTGVAVISLGGIVYCKSIKVAGDKFDEAIVNYVRRQFNLLIGERTAESIKLQIGNAYPFDQERTMEVKGRDLVAGAPKTIEITSTQINDALMDPLAEVVDAVRTALEKTPPELASDIVDNGIVLTGGGALLANLDVLLRERTGLPVSIAEDPLTCVVMGSGKVLDQLDLLSQLTID, encoded by the coding sequence ATGAGTTTTTTTGACAAATTTGCAGACTATTTTTCTAATGACATCGCTATCGACCTCGGTACCGCTAACACATTGGTTTATGTAAAAGGGCGTGGAATTATTTTGGACGAACCATCAGTGGTTGCTGTTCAAAAAAATTATCGCGGCATGCAGAATCGCGTTTTAGCTGTCGGAAAAGAAGCGAAAGAAATGTTGGGTCGTACACCGGGAAGTATCGTGGCGATCCGTCCAATCAAAGATGGAGTTATTGCGGACTTCGAAGTGACCTCTTCGATGCTGAAATACTTCATTCAAAAAGCTATGGGCGAAAAGAAAGCCCTAGTTAGACCACGCATTATCATCTGCGTTCCTTTTGGGATCACACAGGTTGAAAAACGCGCGGTAAAAGAAGCGGCCCAATCTGCGGGCGCACGTGAAGTTTATTTGATCGAAGAGCCAATGGCAGCAGCTATCGGCGCGGGCCTTCCTATCACAGAGCCATCTGGAAATATGGTGGTTGATATGGGCGGTGGTACCACAGGTGTGGCTGTTATCTCTCTTGGTGGTATTGTTTACTGTAAATCAATCAAAGTTGCTGGTGATAAATTTGACGAAGCGATTGTGAACTATGTTCGCCGTCAGTTCAATTTATTGATCGGTGAAAGAACTGCGGAATCTATCAAATTACAAATTGGAAATGCGTATCCATTTGATCAAGAGCGTACAATGGAAGTTAAAGGTCGCGATTTAGTGGCTGGAGCTCCAAAGACCATCGAGATCACAAGCACACAAATTAACGACGCCTTGATGGACCCATTGGCTGAGGTTGTGGATGCTGTTAGAACGGCTCTAGAAAAGACGCCTCCTGAATTGGCATCGGATATCGTAGACAACGGAATCGTGTTGACTGGCGGTGGAGCCTTGTTAGCAAATTTAGACGTTCTTTTACGCGAAAGAACAGGATTACCTGTCTCGATTGCAGAAGACCCTCTAACATGTGTCGTAATGGGATCTGGCAAGGTTTTGGATCAATTAGATCTTCTCAGCCAGTTAACAATAGACTAG